DNA from Armatimonadota bacterium:
CATGGAGGGAGGCGGTGGGGCCTCCCCGCCGCCCGCCCGAGCCATGATCACCGACCCCTTCGTCCGCGAGGCCGCCGCCGCGCTGGAGTCGCGCACCGTCGGGCGCCTCCACACCCTGATCGAGGGCCTCCATCCGGCTGACCTGGCCGAGCTGCTGCGCCGCCTCGCGGAACCGCACCGCCTCGCCCTCCTCCTCCTGCTCGACGAGGAGCGCGCCGCCGCCGTCCTGGAGGAACTGGAGCCGGACGAGCAGGTGGGCCTCGTGCGCGCGCTCACCGACGAGCAGGTCTCCGGGCTGCTCGAGGAGATGGCCACCGACGAGGTGGTGGACCTGCTGGGGGAGCTGCCGGCCGAGCGCGTCGGCCGGTTGCTGCGCCTCATGGGGGCCGAGGAGGCGGAGCGCATCCGCCAGCTGTTGCGCTTCCCCGAGGGGAGCGCCGGGGCGCTCATGACCACCGACCTGGTCACCGTCCCCGCCGACCTCACGGTGGGGCAGGCCATCGCCGAGGTGCGCCGGCGCGGGCGGGAGGCGGAGCTGCTCTACTACGTCTACGTTACCGAGGGCGCGCGGCTGGTGGGCGTGGTCACCCTGCGCCAGCTCATCGTCGCCCCGCCGGACGCCCCCCTGCGCGAGGTGATGACCACGGGACTGGTGACGACCAGCCCCTGGGCCGACCGCGAGCAGGTGGCGCACCTGATCGAGAAGTACGACCTGC
Protein-coding regions in this window:
- the mgtE gene encoding magnesium transporter: MITDPFVREAAAALESRTVGRLHTLIEGLHPADLAELLRRLAEPHRLALLLLLDEERAAAVLEELEPDEQVGLVRALTDEQVSGLLEEMATDEVVDLLGELPAERVGRLLRLMGAEEAERIRQLLRFPEGSAGALMTTDLVTVPADLTVGQAIAEVRRRGREAELLYYVYVTEGARLVGVVTLRQLIVAPPDAPLREVMTTGLVTTSPWADREQVAHLIEKYDLLAVPVVDGAGRLLGIVTADDILEVVEEEASEEVFTLTGPVAEETLQLDGFPWSAARRRTFWMVVNFGTALLAAAVVGLFTPVIETFLVLVFFMPLMMATAGNVATQSLALTVRGLAGPRPPRLGTALRREATTGLRLGLGVGALLGGVGVAWQHDPWLGLVLLLAMLVTLTVAAAAGVLVPVALRRARVDPAIAAGPIVTTVTDLASVTLYFSLAAVLLRLRP